In Curtobacterium sp. MCPF17_002, one genomic interval encodes:
- a CDS encoding NAD(P)-dependent oxidoreductase gives MTRVVVTGGSGKLGRAVVRDLDAHGYDVVLVDRVPSPDKPERVQFVRTDLGDHGQVLGVLLGVDDRYDHVDAVVHLAAVPAPGQVPDVALITNNVTASINVFHAARAARIKNVVWASSETLLGIPMGEHHPPYLPVDEEFAVRPQSSYSLGKAVEEEMARHFTRWDPELKMIGLRFSNVMDETDYPAFPWDATPEAKTFNLWSYIDSRDGAQAVRKSLEAELTGFEAFVIASPDTVMDTPTIELVEQFVPEIERRADIDGVSSLLSSEKARELLGYAPEHTWRNHRS, from the coding sequence ATGACGCGTGTAGTGGTGACCGGCGGCAGCGGCAAGCTCGGACGGGCGGTGGTGCGGGACCTCGATGCACACGGGTACGACGTGGTCCTGGTGGACCGCGTCCCCTCCCCCGACAAGCCCGAGCGGGTGCAGTTCGTCCGCACCGACCTCGGCGACCACGGCCAGGTCCTCGGCGTCCTGCTGGGGGTCGACGACCGGTACGACCACGTCGACGCCGTGGTGCACCTGGCGGCCGTCCCGGCCCCGGGCCAGGTGCCCGACGTCGCCCTCATCACGAACAACGTGACGGCGTCGATCAACGTCTTCCACGCGGCCCGTGCCGCACGCATCAAGAACGTGGTGTGGGCATCGAGCGAGACCCTGCTCGGCATCCCGATGGGTGAGCACCACCCGCCCTACCTGCCGGTCGACGAGGAGTTCGCGGTCCGCCCGCAGTCCTCGTACTCCCTCGGCAAGGCGGTGGAGGAGGAGATGGCCCGTCACTTCACCCGGTGGGACCCGGAGCTGAAGATGATCGGCCTGCGGTTCTCGAACGTCATGGACGAGACGGACTACCCGGCGTTCCCGTGGGACGCCACCCCCGAGGCGAAGACCTTCAACCTGTGGTCGTACATCGACTCCCGCGACGGGGCCCAGGCCGTCCGGAAGTCGCTCGAGGCCGAGCTCACCGGCTTCGAGGCGTTCGTCATCGCCAGCCCCGACACCGTGATGGACACCCCGACGATCGAACTCGTCGAGCAGTTCGTGCCGGAGATCGAGCGCCGCGCCGACATCGACGGCGTCAGCTCGCTCCTGTCGTCCGAGAAGGCCCGGGAGCTCCTCGGCTACGCCCCCGAGCACACCTGGCGCAACCACCGCTCCTGA
- a CDS encoding glycoside hydrolase family 3 C-terminal domain-containing protein, with protein MNDASTASSPATTPLTERIDALLDQLTTEEKVQLLTGRDFWTTWPIEKIGLRRILMSDGPSGVRGEVWDERDPSLNLPSATALSASWDRAIAKRYGAAAAVEARRKGVDVVLGPTINLHRSPLGGRHFEAFSEDPVLTGDLAASYVDGVQENGVAATPKHYIANDYETDRFTASTEVSDRALRELYLLAFEKAVTEAHAWAIMSSYNAINGVTASENDLLETPLNSEWGFDGIVVSDWTGVRSVDSAKASQDVAMPGPNPWWSEGPLLAAVLSGAVPEADIDRKVRRILTLAARVGALEGFEPVAASPVRVEDGVAFVREAEAEGTVLVRNTGVLPLSSAAVARVAVIGHNADQARTQGGGSATVVPASVVSPLDGIRAAFPGATVDYAIGAVVQEGIAEFPLATITNPATGLPGARVAFVKDGTELYVEDRRATALFWFGGDAPTREADRLDITTTYTAPSTGTVRFGIGAAGRSRMWIDGELLLDEDVPFEGDQLGAAFLNPPARSVPAAVTEGQDVAIRIEYDVIQDETLGGVLAYQFGTEPSDEDPSVLIDAAVSAATGADVAVVVVGTNSKVESEGYDRTSLALPGHQDDLVRAVAAANPNTIVVVNAGSPVEMPWRNDVAAVLLTWFGGQEYGNALADVLTGAQEPGGRLPTTWPVAMADVPVLDVTPVDGKVSYDEGVHIGYRAWLSAGTEPAYPFGHGLGYTTWTIDGVTATPTVREGDAVTVTATVANTGDRAGKHVVQVYASRDASAVDRPVRWLVGFAPVRLGAGESAEVSIEVPARAFAHWDGAWQYESGTFTLHVGSSVVDLAGTVALEMA; from the coding sequence ATGAACGACGCGAGCACTGCCTCCAGTCCGGCGACGACGCCGCTGACCGAGCGCATCGACGCGCTCCTGGACCAGTTGACCACCGAGGAGAAGGTGCAGCTGCTCACCGGCCGCGACTTCTGGACGACCTGGCCCATCGAGAAGATCGGGCTGCGCCGCATCCTGATGTCCGACGGGCCCTCGGGTGTCCGTGGTGAGGTGTGGGACGAGCGCGACCCGTCCCTCAACCTGCCGTCCGCGACGGCCCTGTCGGCCTCGTGGGACCGTGCGATCGCCAAGCGCTACGGCGCCGCCGCGGCCGTGGAGGCCCGGCGCAAGGGCGTCGACGTCGTGCTCGGCCCGACCATCAACCTGCACCGCTCCCCGCTGGGCGGCCGTCACTTCGAGGCGTTCAGCGAGGACCCGGTGCTCACCGGCGACCTCGCGGCGTCCTACGTCGACGGCGTGCAGGAGAACGGCGTCGCCGCGACGCCGAAGCACTACATCGCGAACGACTACGAGACCGACCGCTTCACCGCGTCGACCGAGGTGTCCGACCGGGCGCTCCGCGAGCTGTACCTGCTCGCGTTCGAGAAGGCCGTGACCGAGGCGCACGCCTGGGCGATCATGTCGTCGTACAACGCGATCAACGGCGTGACTGCGTCCGAGAACGACCTGCTCGAGACCCCGCTCAACTCGGAGTGGGGCTTCGACGGCATCGTGGTGTCCGACTGGACCGGGGTGCGATCGGTGGACTCGGCGAAGGCGTCCCAGGACGTCGCGATGCCCGGACCGAACCCGTGGTGGAGCGAGGGGCCGCTGCTCGCCGCCGTGCTGTCCGGAGCGGTCCCCGAGGCCGACATCGACCGCAAGGTCCGCCGCATCCTGACCCTCGCCGCCCGCGTCGGAGCGCTCGAGGGGTTCGAACCCGTCGCAGCGTCGCCCGTGCGCGTCGAGGACGGCGTCGCGTTCGTCCGCGAAGCCGAGGCCGAGGGCACCGTCCTGGTCCGGAACACCGGCGTCCTGCCGCTCTCCTCGGCCGCCGTCGCGCGCGTCGCCGTGATCGGCCACAACGCCGACCAGGCCCGCACCCAGGGCGGCGGTTCGGCCACGGTCGTGCCGGCGTCCGTGGTGTCGCCGCTCGACGGCATCCGCGCGGCCTTCCCCGGTGCGACGGTGGACTACGCGATCGGCGCCGTCGTGCAGGAGGGCATCGCGGAGTTCCCGCTGGCCACCATCACGAACCCCGCGACCGGGCTGCCCGGCGCCCGGGTGGCGTTCGTCAAGGACGGCACCGAGCTGTACGTGGAGGACCGCCGCGCCACCGCGCTGTTCTGGTTCGGCGGCGATGCGCCGACGCGCGAGGCCGACCGGCTCGACATCACGACGACCTACACGGCGCCGTCGACCGGCACCGTCCGGTTCGGCATCGGCGCCGCCGGACGGTCCCGGATGTGGATCGACGGCGAGCTCCTGCTCGACGAGGACGTGCCGTTCGAGGGCGACCAGCTGGGCGCCGCGTTCCTCAACCCGCCGGCGCGCTCGGTGCCGGCCGCGGTGACCGAGGGCCAGGACGTGGCGATCCGCATCGAGTACGACGTCATCCAGGACGAGACGCTCGGCGGGGTGCTCGCGTACCAGTTCGGCACCGAGCCCTCCGACGAGGACCCGTCGGTGCTCATCGACGCCGCCGTGTCCGCCGCGACCGGGGCGGACGTCGCCGTGGTCGTCGTCGGCACGAACTCGAAGGTGGAGTCCGAGGGCTACGACCGGACGTCGCTCGCGCTGCCCGGGCACCAGGACGACCTGGTCCGCGCCGTGGCCGCCGCCAACCCGAACACGATCGTGGTCGTCAACGCCGGGTCGCCGGTGGAGATGCCGTGGCGGAACGACGTCGCCGCGGTCCTCCTCACCTGGTTCGGCGGGCAGGAGTACGGCAACGCGCTCGCCGACGTGCTCACCGGCGCGCAGGAGCCGGGCGGACGCCTGCCCACGACGTGGCCGGTCGCGATGGCCGACGTCCCCGTGCTCGACGTCACCCCGGTCGACGGCAAGGTGTCCTACGACGAGGGCGTGCACATCGGCTACCGGGCCTGGCTCAGTGCCGGCACCGAACCGGCCTACCCGTTCGGGCACGGCCTCGGGTACACGACCTGGACGATCGACGGCGTGACGGCGACGCCGACCGTCCGCGAGGGCGACGCGGTGACCGTGACCGCGACGGTCGCGAACACGGGGGACCGGGCCGGGAAGCACGTCGTGCAGGTGTACGCGTCACGGGACGCGTCGGCGGTCGACCGGCCCGTTCGCTGGCTGGTCGGGTTCGCCCCGGTGCGCCTCGGCGCGGGGGAGTCCGCCGAGGTCTCGATCGAGGTCCCGGCGCGGGCGTTCGCGCACTGGGACGGTGCCTGGCAGTACGAGTCCGGCACGTTCACGCTGCACGTCGGCTCGTCCGTCGTCGACCTGGCGGGCACCGTGGCCCTCGAAATGGCCTGA
- a CDS encoding TetR/AcrR family transcriptional regulator, translating to MARRGSYAKGIAKREEILTVALDLVAQQGFRRTSIKDIADAVGLTQAGLLHYFDSKDELWVEILRRRDEIDLAHEWHASDPAALLAAIVRHNTEVPGLVQMFVNLSAAAATDPGHPAHEYFRERYERSRRDLSADFRTMQEDGRLRADVDPVELTSVLLAVSDGMQIQWLYDPTRDMAEHVELVARLAIAQAVPSA from the coding sequence ATGGCACGACGGGGTTCGTACGCGAAGGGCATCGCGAAGCGCGAGGAGATCCTCACGGTCGCGCTCGACCTCGTCGCGCAGCAGGGCTTCCGCCGCACGAGCATCAAGGACATCGCCGACGCGGTGGGGCTCACGCAGGCGGGGCTCCTGCACTACTTCGACTCGAAGGACGAGCTCTGGGTCGAGATCCTGCGTCGCCGCGACGAGATCGACCTCGCGCACGAGTGGCACGCCTCCGACCCGGCCGCGTTGCTCGCCGCCATCGTCCGGCACAACACCGAGGTCCCCGGGCTCGTGCAGATGTTCGTCAACCTGTCCGCGGCCGCGGCGACGGACCCCGGGCACCCGGCGCACGAGTACTTCCGGGAGCGCTACGAGCGCAGCCGCCGCGACCTCTCCGCCGACTTCCGCACCATGCAGGAGGACGGCCGGCTCCGGGCGGACGTCGACCCCGTCGAGCTGACGAGCGTCCTGCTCGCGGTGTCGGACGGCATGCAGATCCAGTGGCTCTACGACCCGACCCGCGACATGGCGGAGCACGTCGAGCTGGTCGCGCGGCTCGCGATCGCGCAGGCGGTCCCGTCGGCCTGA